AATTTGGGTCCTTCGGTACCGGCTTCTGCATTTAGCTTTAAACTCACAAAACGTGGATTAAAATAATCACCAGCTTCTTTTGTAGGAAAAACCTGTGCATCCATCATTTTACAGGGCGAACACCAGGCTGTATAAACATCTATAAAAACATATTTGTCTTCGACTTTGGCTTGCTCCACAGCTTGTTCCACCGTTAAATCTTCGAAATTTATACCTTGTGCGAAGGTATTTGAGATAAGTGCAGTTAATACGAGTAATAAAAAAAACCTTTTCATAATTTGCTTCATTTTTAATGATTTTATGATAATTTGCATTCTAACAAAATGGCAATAATGCATAATGTAAGCTTTATGCTACAGAATTAATCCTATTAGCTAAACATCCATAAAACAGAAAAACGGGTTAATGCGTAGTTCCAAAGTTTTCGATTGGAATACTTGAAAACCAATAAAAAACAGAAAAACCAAACAAAAAAGAAGCGTTCCCTTTCAAAAAAGAAACGCTTCATATCAGTTCATATTTCTACAAATTACCTTCTTAGTGATCTGGAGATTGTCCCTTTTGTCGATTCATCGGAAACCAGATTAACTAACTCGGCTTCTTCATTATCATCCAACTGGTCTTGTAGTCCGGGAATTATAAAATACAACATGATGTCTTTTTCATTGCTTCCCAAATCTGGAGCAGTTGTTTTTATAAGTTCCAATAAATCGTCTTTGCCTGTTTCTGTAATTTTTACCAAGGCTGCTTTTTGCAAAGGAGGTATAAATCCGAGGTCAGCCAAATTAAGCTCTGCTATTTTCTTTGAAGCATCGTCAAGGTCTTCTTTTGTAACATCTCCACCATAACCCTGTATAATCTTTCCGAAATAATCGCGGTATTTAGTTCGATACATTTCATCGATTTTCTCTGTGCCAATTGCCTTTCTGAATTCATTAACATGAGCTCTTAAATATTGCTCCCTTTCTGAACCAAGTCGAGCAATCAGATCGAACATAAATAAACATTCTTTCAATAATTTATCTTCATCGTTTAGCGTAGTATAAAACTCATCAACTTGCTTCGAAACATCAGTTGTATATGTATTCATTAATGCCTCCAAATAAGAAGCTACTACCCTTGGGTCTTTCTCGCCCGATTCAACTCTGCGCTTTAATGCACCATAGGCTTTACTTTCGTCAAAGGCTACATCAACTTTATCAATAAAAGTGAGGTCTAAAATTCCGCCTGCAAACATATGTATTAACTCGCCGTTTTTGTCGAAAATAACAAAAGTAGGATAAGCTCTTATTCCATATTTATTCGCAAACCGGGGACCTTCTTCTCCAACTTCTGCATTCTTTTTTACGCTTATGAAATGTGTATTGAAATAATCGCCCACTTCTTTTAAGGGAAATAACTGCTCGTCCATCATTTTGCAAGGACCGCACCAGTTTGTATACACATCTACAAAAACATATTTGTCTTTAGCTTTGGCCTGTTCAATTGCCTGTTCAATTGTTATATCTTCGAAATTAACACCTTGCCCAATAGAAGGCAATACCAGCACTATCAACACAAGTAGTAGAAAAGTCTTTTTCATGATTTGCTTCTTTTAACGATAATTACAATATTTTCCATAGTCTCAAAGTATATACAAGGTATATTCTGAGAAACACACTGAAAACACTAATATCCACTGACGCTAAAAACGGGTTAACGGAAAGCTTAAAAGTTTTAAGAAGACCAATTTATTAAACCGCTGATTTCTATTTAACGGTGTTGTTTTTAGTGGTTTGTAAAAGCGATAAAAAAACAGGAACCAAGCGGCTCCTGTTTTTTTATGCTACGAAAAATCTACTCAATTAAACCATCGGATATTTTTTGAAAATATCTTCCGATTTCGTTAGTATATCAACATATTGTGCCCGCTGGTATGCAAACGGGTCTTTCATATTCTTACGTGACAGTTTTCCTCTGAAATCATCAAGCGTTTTGTATCCTTTGTCGTCCATCCACTTATTAATATCCATGAGAATATCTGATACTACTGAAGGCGAATTACGGTAAATAGTACTTACCATTTGTACCACATCGGCACCGGCAAGTAGCATTTTAATTACATCGTTAGCATCGTAAATACCCCTGCTAATACAAATACTTCCCTCAACATTACCATGTAATAAGCCGGCATAACGCAAACCTACCATATGGTCTTTCGGGTTGCTTAATTCCCAGGGATAGAAATATTCTTCTTTTTCAATATCTATTTCTGGTTGGAAAAAGCGGTTAAACAGCACGTAGCCATCAGCACCGGCCTCATCAACCTTTTTAATAAAGTTCAATGGATTGGTATAGAACAAACTCATCTTTACACTTACAGGAATTTTAACTACCTGTTTAATGGCCTTAACAATTTGTACCTGCTTGTCTTCAATCGATTCACCTGTTACCTCAAAATAACCAGGTATTGCATATAGATTTATTTCCAAACCTGCCACACCGGTTTTCTCCAGTTCCTGCGCATATTCAACCCATGTAGGTTCGTAAATGGCATTTAAGCTTGCAAATACAGGCACATCAACACTTTTAACCAATTTCTCCAAATTATATAAATGCTCTTTTGGTCCGGCGTGTTTTAATCCGGGAAAGAGATCAGTCATTTCTGCATTACGCTCTTCATATTCACTTAGCAGTTCATCCATTTGAAGATTTTCCAGCTGAATTTGCTCCTCGAAAAGTGAACGATATACAATCGCCCCAATTCCGGCTTCTTCAATTTGTTTAATTACATCGGGTTTCGATACTAAGTTGCATGCTCCAAGTATGAGTGGATTTTTTAACTCTACACCCATATAAGTTGTTGTAAGATTTGCCATGGTAGTATTTTTAATGATTAGAATTTACGTTTTTTTTAAGTGTAACTGAATTTACAATTAATTTGTTCAATAATGAAGTTAAATTTTGTTTATGTGCGATAGACACGTGAAAAGTTTAAGAAGAGCATTCTTTTTTGAATTGAACCAAAAAAAAACCACCTGCCTTCCGACAGATGGTTTTGTATATAAGCGTTACAGATTCGTTTACAGCAAACTTAATGTTACAGTTAAACCGGCCATTACAACCGAAACCATAGTCATCAGTTTAATCAAAATATTCAACGAAGGACCTGAAGTATCTTTAAAGGGATCACCAACGGTATCACCAACAACACCTGCGTGGTGAGCTTCACTTCCTTTTCCACCGTAGTTTCCTTTTTCAATGTATTTTTTAGCGTTATCCCACGCACCTCCTGCATTATTCATAAACACAGCTAATGTAAAACCGGAAGTTAAACCACCAGCCAACAGACCAATAACACCGGCAACACCCATTGAAGCTCCAACAATAACAGGTACTATAATTGCTACTAATGAAGGTACCAACATTTCTCTCTGTGCTCCTTTAGTTGAAATTTCAACACATTTTGCATATTCAGGTGTAGCTGTTCCTTCAAGGATTCCCTTAATATCGCGGAACTGGCGGCGAACTTCATCAACCATTGCACCCGCTGCGCGACCAACAGCTTTCATTGTCATCGCACTAAACAAAAATGCCATCATTGAACCTAAGAAAAGACCACCTAAAAACAGGGGATTGAAAAGAGTAACGTCGTAAGCAGCCGTAAAATCTTTTACAGAAGCAGTTGAAATCTTAATTGCCTGCATTCCATCCTGTGCTGCCGGAGCAATGTCATTATAAAAGATATATGATCCTTTGGTAACAAATCCTTCTCCGGCTGTTGCTATTTTTCCAAACCACAACCTAATTTCTTCCATATAGGCAGAAATAAGAGCCATTGCAGTTAATGCCGCAGAACCAATAGCAAATCCTTTACCGGTTGCTGCGGTTGTATTTCCAAGCATATCTAAAGCATCTGTTCTTTCACGCACTTCAGGTGGAAGTTCAGCCATTTCGGCGTTACCACCTGCGTTATCAGCAATAGGTCCGAATGCATCGGTAGCCAATGTAATTCCCAGTGTAGATAAC
This is a stretch of genomic DNA from uncultured Draconibacterium sp.. It encodes these proteins:
- a CDS encoding dihydroorotate dehydrogenase-like protein, translating into MANLTTTYMGVELKNPLILGACNLVSKPDVIKQIEEAGIGAIVYRSLFEEQIQLENLQMDELLSEYEERNAEMTDLFPGLKHAGPKEHLYNLEKLVKSVDVPVFASLNAIYEPTWVEYAQELEKTGVAGLEINLYAIPGYFEVTGESIEDKQVQIVKAIKQVVKIPVSVKMSLFYTNPLNFIKKVDEAGADGYVLFNRFFQPEIDIEKEEYFYPWELSNPKDHMVGLRYAGLLHGNVEGSICISRGIYDANDVIKMLLAGADVVQMVSTIYRNSPSVVSDILMDINKWMDDKGYKTLDDFRGKLSRKNMKDPFAYQRAQYVDILTKSEDIFKKYPMV
- a CDS encoding thioredoxin family protein, with amino-acid sequence MKKTFLLLVLIVLVLPSIGQGVNFEDITIEQAIEQAKAKDKYVFVDVYTNWCGPCKMMDEQLFPLKEVGDYFNTHFISVKKNAEVGEEGPRFANKYGIRAYPTFVIFDKNGELIHMFAGGILDLTFIDKVDVAFDESKAYGALKRRVESGEKDPRVVASYLEALMNTYTTDVSKQVDEFYTTLNDEDKLLKECLFMFDLIARLGSEREQYLRAHVNEFRKAIGTEKIDEMYRTKYRDYFGKIIQGYGGDVTKEDLDDASKKIAELNLADLGFIPPLQKAALVKITETGKDDLLELIKTTAPDLGSNEKDIMLYFIIPGLQDQLDDNEEAELVNLVSDESTKGTISRSLRR